CCATCACATCCGTTTGTTTACCTAAAAATCATTCGAAAAATAGTAAGTATTAACCGACCTACAAATTTATGTTTTcgtagtttttcattttcatttattactcgtcatttaaattatttagattttgtaCTTGCacatattttcatatcataaaaGGCTCAattatttctacttttattacataattattttggtGGGCACATGCagttatatattaaatatcatatttacaATTACAGCACCAAATTAAAACCAACATAATTGACTataaatttacatttaattctcATCTTTTactcttgaaatttttaatattaatttgtctTCGTATTTAagaacttaatttaatttctatattactaaattattaaattattgctaataaatgctacaacaatttaattaattgggtaaattagaaaatattagTCAAAGCATTACGTGGAATTAAcgtataaacaaaaaaaaataatgctagaaatggattaaattagaaaaatataactgaaaatttaaaaatggaaattccAAATAAATGTCATATTCAAAGTTGAATTGAATTCAATTAATGGATTTTTAAGTGTTTGAAGAGAAAAGTCCGCaaaattagaatttgaaatttaaaagaattctaaaaaaaaagaataaagtaATGACGTGTGAATGTGATTGGACACGTGTTTATTGATATTGTGGTGAACCCACTTTTGTTGAAACTTAAAAACGTGTACGACAATTCTAACACCCAATACCATTCTTCCATTACCGCCTTTGACTACACGGACCTCTCCTTAATCAacgctcgactccttttctgaAGTCCTGAAACAAAGTACATTTTGTGTTCGACGCTTAATTTACCTTTGATTATACTTTTGACGACACTTGAAGATTCTATCATGTTAGGAATGATGGAtatccacaatagtatgatattgttcactttgatcATAAGTTCTCGtagttttgcttttgattttctcaaaagatctcgtaccaatggagatagtattgtttacttaaaaaatcatgatattcttcttaattagtcaatgtatGTCGAGGGGAGATAGAAGAGATCAAGATGCTTATGGACTCTCTCTGTATATTCATCGTTTTGGAACGTCGTCATGAGGGGATAAACTTGGAGATTCTGAcctaaatacaaaattacaaaataggAGGTTAAGAGATGATTTTGGAGCATAgaagaaaactcaaaataatgGAGATTTGATTGTCACTCtatatttgatttgtttgtttgttgtgaCGGAAGTGGAAATATGATGATCGATTGCACTTACACACCCACGAAcataaatgaataaagaaaCAACGATTTACGTGGTTcagagaagaaattcttctATATCTACGAGTGATGTGTAATTACTATAATCAAAGTATTTATCAAGTGTATCGTCTCATTTACAAAGTTCCTCCTAATTGTCTCtaggaaaattcaaaatgacAATGACTTCATGTCTCAAAACAATGCTAGACAAACTTTTATATAAGCctaataatactaattttcATACCTGAATCAAAGCAACACTAATACtcatacattaattaatatgattcATCTATAGGAGATGAACCAAATGAATCTGATAGATTCATGAATCGAAGTGGAGAATATACCAAACGTATTCATGAACCAAATATTTATAGCAATTCACACCCTTGTATTGTTACGATTGCTCTTGTAAAACTAATTAGACTTATGATCATAACTAGAAATAAAACTATAATCCTAAcgaaaattgaatatttaatgtaaCAGTTTAAACCCATTGGTAGTAATTTTAACTTGTTACGTATAGTCGTATAGTCGTATAGTCGTATAGTCGTATAGTCGTATAGTCGTATAGTCGTATAGTCGTATAGTCGTATAGTCGTATAGTCGTATAGTCGTATAGTCGTATAGTCGTATAGTCGTATAGTCGTATAGTCGTATAGTCGTATAGTCGTATAGTCGTATAGTCGTATAGTCGTATAGTCGTATAGTCGTATAGTCGTATAGTCGTATAGTCGTATAGTCGTATAGTCGTATAGTCGTATAGTCGTATAGTCGTATAGTCGTATAGTCGTATAGTCGTATAGTCGTATAGTCGTATAGTCGTATAGTCGTATAGTCGTATAGTCGTATAGTCGTATAGTCGTATAGTCGTATAGTCGTATAGTCGTATAGTCGTATAGTCGTATAGTCGTATAGTCGTATAGTCGTATAGTCGTATAGTCGTATAGTCGTATAGTCGTATAGTCGTATAGTCGTATAGTCGTATAGTCGTATAGTCGTATAGTCGTATAGTCGTATAGTCGTATAGTCGTATCCCTCAAAAGgatgggacctcacaatccacctattgggtgggacctcacaatccacctatTGGGTGCACACTTTCccctccaaccgaggtgggatctcacaattcacccattTGGGTTTGGGCGCACACTGTCccctccaaccgaggtgggatctcccAATTCACCCATTTGGAGCGCATACTGTcccctccaaccgacgtgggaccTCCTAATTCATCCATTTGGGGCGAACACTGTTCAATGTCTTGCtcaaataccatttataacggtcTAAACCCACTAGTGgaagatattatctgttttggctCATTAAGCGGTTGTCGTCaactcacgattttaaaatgactagaaaaaaatatttcattcccaTCTCGAATTGACCGGTCAAGTcacaataaagaaaagaaaatgcaaggcAATGGGTATACTAATAcatcaacaaaaatataaatgaaccCTAACTGTACTCTGTATTCTAAAACCGACTTTGTAGAcattctttctctctcctgaaAATTATGATGTCCgatgaagaaagaggaagGTAAGACAAAGCCCTCAAGAACTGATGAACGAAACCAAACCACATAaccaaaaaatttcttcatcccTTCATCTTAAGCAATCCCcaaacttctaatttttctCCTAAAAAACTCCAAAGATTTGTTCAAATCCTTCGCAGAAGAGTCGCTCAACGGTTGTTTTCTGTAAATTTATCCTCCTTTTAGGTCCCATTGGTGATATgtccccttcttcttcttctttcccacTTAATTTCAAACTGGATATCACAGTTTCGATGACCCTTTTTCAGAAATCCATGGATTTGATCTTTTAATGGCTGCTTCTTCTCTTGATTCTCTGTTCCTTCTTCccctgtttttgttttctctgcTTATGGCGTCTTTCaatcatttctctctcttgctttctctctcctccctctttctctctctttttagcTTCCTCTTCAGGTGGGTTCTTTGAGATTGTGtcctgttcttcattttcttaaaaaaaaaacttgtttttttttctttttttaatcatgGGGTTTTCGGATTTTCATAGGCCTCTTGATGGTGGGAGGAATATGGAAATTTCtgatgttgttcttgttgatgATGGTGGTGGTTGTGATGATTTACAGCCGCCGGAGGAGGAGACCAGCGGCGGTGGAGCTCCTGAGGTTTCAGATGAAAAGGGAACGAATGAGTTTGTCTTCAGTTTCAGGTTTCAAACTTATGAAGAATTTACCaaatcaaataagaaaaatttgggTTGTGAGAGATTGGATTCATTGAGTAACAGATATGAGTTTTTGCCGGAGAAGAGTACGAGCCACTTCGTGGAAGAACCTGAAATTCCGAGCTTCACGGTGGAGGTTTTGAATTCTTGTTCGAATTACGAGATTCCCAGAACAGGGGATTTCTCCATTCGTGAATTTTCCGGGAAAGTTTTGGATTCTCAAACGATTACAGTGAGCTATGAAATTTCCGGCGAAATTCCAGAATCTGAAGTCATCGGAGAAACGGCAGAGCTTAGCTCTACGAACTCCAGAGAAGAACAAATGGCGGAGAAACAGAGTGAACTGAAACAGAGAGATGAAAGGGAAACAGATTTTGTGTCCgattatgatatgaatttGAAGATGGGTGGGTACGAGGCGGACGAGGAAACCAACGAAGAATTGGAGAAGTGgggggaggaagaagaggaggaggagttgAATGGATTGGAAACAGAGTGGGAACATCAAGAACTGATAGAACAGTTGAAAatggaattgaagaaagtgagGGCGTCGGGGCTGCCCACCATTTCTGAAGAATCAGAGTCGCCGAAGATAATGGAAGAACTGAAGCCATGGAAGATTGATGAAAGGTTTAAACGTGGAGATTTAATGGAGGAGCTTCATAGTTTCTACAGAAGTTACAGAGAGCGCATGAGGAAATTGGACATCTTGAATTACCAGAAGATGTATGCAATGGGTGAGTTCTTGCTGTTCTTGCTGTTCTtgctgttcttcattttctttaaaattttattttgaatttgatttcctctgttttggttacaaaatttgtgattttgaATGATGGGTATGTTTTACCTTAGTTTGGTTGAACaaattagagagaaagagggGGTTGGTTTCacattcaaaaaaatttcatttgtttttttttaatttggtgtTGGAAGTTTCTTAGGAAGGAGAAAAGttcccatttttaatttttattttggaactTTGGTTGGAAGTGGAAagtttttttgaaatttttcttaatgttGTTAGAGAGAGTGTAATTGGGACGTTTGAGGAGAAGAGAAGATAGATACACGAATGAAACAAGACTACACATCCTAACGAGAAAGGTGATTTATGTTGTAGCTTaatcatagaaacttcatagttaagtgttcttagtttttgagcaattctatgtttgGTGACTTCCTAGAAATTGTCTTTGAAAACATGTCAGTGATGTCAAAGCATGTTGAAATGACTCGGGTCGGTGTATAGTGATAATTTCCAGAGGTTGCATAGTCATTAAATGTTGGTCGAAATTCATAACAGGAATGATTTCGTCAATTTTTgacaaaatttgtttgaaatatgATAGGGGTTTTGCAATCAAAGGACCCACTAAAGTCATTTTCTAGCAACACCAAATCTTCATCCCCATCCATCACATCTGTTCTAAGGCTATACAGACAAAAGAAATGTCAAGTGGACCCAATGAAGGATTTCATAAGAGAAGTTCATTGTGATTTGGAGATGGTTTATGTGGCTCAAATGTGTCTTTCTTGGGAGTTCATTCAATGGCAATATGGAAAGGCTTTGGATTTGTGGGAATCTGAGCCTCATGGACTTCACCATTACAATGAAGTTGCTGGTGAGTTCCAACACTTTCAAGTTCTCTTGGAAAGATTCTTGGAGAATGAAGCTTTCGAGGGTCCGA
This sequence is a window from Cucurbita pepo subsp. pepo cultivar mu-cu-16 chromosome LG04, ASM280686v2, whole genome shotgun sequence. Protein-coding genes within it:
- the LOC111792173 gene encoding uncharacterized protein LOC111792173 isoform X2: MMSDEERGRPLDGGRNMEISDVVLVDDGGGCDDLQPPEEETSGGGAPEVSDEKGTNEFVFSFRFQTYEEFTKSNKKNLGCERLDSLSNRYEFLPEKSTSHFVEEPEIPSFTVEVLNSCSNYEIPRTGDFSIREFSGKVLDSQTITVSYEISGEIPESEVIGETAELSSTNSREEQMAEKQSELKQRDERETDFVSDYDMNLKMGGYEADEETNEELEKWGEEEEEEELNGLETEWEHQELIEQLKMELKKVRASGLPTISEESESPKIMEELKPWKIDERFKRGDLMEELHSFYRSYRERMRKLDILNYQKMYAMGVLQSKDPLKSFSSNTKSSSPSITSVLRLYRQKKCQVDPMKDFIREVHCDLEMVYVAQMCLSWEFIQWQYGKALDLWESEPHGLHHYNEVAGEFQHFQVLLERFLENEAFEGPRVENYVKQRCVVRNLLQVPVIREDKTRDRRKARQLRDHENEAITNDMLVEILQESIRVISQFIRADKVHNPTATLKRPKKFQVELQDPTDMQLLTEIQVDLQKKERKVKEKMRSGHCILKKLKKNEEDEETEGAVSFFSEMDMKLVGRVLKMSRITTDQLIWCRNKLSRIHFINTKIHLEPSFFLFPC
- the LOC111792173 gene encoding uncharacterized protein LOC111792173 isoform X1 yields the protein MAASSLDSLFLLPLFLFSLLMASFNHFSLLLSLSSLFLSLFSFLFRPLDGGRNMEISDVVLVDDGGGCDDLQPPEEETSGGGAPEVSDEKGTNEFVFSFRFQTYEEFTKSNKKNLGCERLDSLSNRYEFLPEKSTSHFVEEPEIPSFTVEVLNSCSNYEIPRTGDFSIREFSGKVLDSQTITVSYEISGEIPESEVIGETAELSSTNSREEQMAEKQSELKQRDERETDFVSDYDMNLKMGGYEADEETNEELEKWGEEEEEEELNGLETEWEHQELIEQLKMELKKVRASGLPTISEESESPKIMEELKPWKIDERFKRGDLMEELHSFYRSYRERMRKLDILNYQKMYAMGVLQSKDPLKSFSSNTKSSSPSITSVLRLYRQKKCQVDPMKDFIREVHCDLEMVYVAQMCLSWEFIQWQYGKALDLWESEPHGLHHYNEVAGEFQHFQVLLERFLENEAFEGPRVENYVKQRCVVRNLLQVPVIREDKTRDRRKARQLRDHENEAITNDMLVEILQESIRVISQFIRADKVHNPTATLKRPKKFQVELQDPTDMQLLTEIQVDLQKKERKVKEKMRSGHCILKKLKKNEEDEETEGAVSFFSEMDMKLVGRVLKMSRITTDQLIWCRNKLSRIHFINTKIHLEPSFFLFPC